In Brachyhypopomus gauderio isolate BG-103 chromosome 18, BGAUD_0.2, whole genome shotgun sequence, the sequence AAGTTTATCCGCGTTCTTCAGTTGTTAAGATTTGTGTTTCGTTTTCCTTGTTTTTAGTACTTACCGCGCGTCGAGTTCTCTCCGCGTTTTTTCTCGGTTTTTCGTGTTTAACCCTTGGTGtatatttgttttttctttttctctttttccgCACTCCTTTTGGCGGAGGTTTCTGttctttgttttctgtttgtttatggtttggcatttgggtccctTTGACTAAACATCAAGCAGTGTGTTCGCGTGCGCACCTCCTGCCTAAcgtactagtttttaaatatcaATATACATTACCTTCACAAATTCATTATATACATTACCTTCACATAAATTCACAAATGACcatttttttgttctttataaAAATGCAAAGGTTGAAAACTGTTGtgcataataataatttggaacatgcattttgaacacattttgagtgttttattaATTAAGACTGGCCAAAAGCACTCTCAGCACAAAAGTTAAGATTAGGTATGCAATGCTGTACTCCCCACGCTTCCCTTCCTCATCTGTATCTGTCTCCTCCCCCTTCAGCTTGTCCTGGCTGTGGGCGTCTCTCCCTTCCGCAACCTCGCTCTGAACGTCGTCAACTTTCTCCTGAAAATAGACAACAGTTCACGTTTcaaattcctgtcaaattccTTTGGCATTCCAGTGCCCCAGACTGCTACCTTATCAAATGTCAGAGGTCATGGGGTGTGACTGTGACCATCCCAGGACTGAATCCTGACCCAGTACTGATTTCCCAGTTAACATTAGAGAGCGGTAGCCTCTTATCTTTACGGCATGGACCGCTAGCGTCTGGGGAGCATCGTTGGCTAGCAGTCGGGCCAGTCCCTGTGGTTGCTACAGTAATGGGATGGGTGGTGGGTGtccatgttttatgtgtgtttaagtgtgctgtactggtgcagagttttcaataaacttgtaattcagtatgtctgtgtttaaaaaacaatgttttaagtcgattcagcactgttttactcagcactgttttaatcagatcggtatcggccgatacgaagcctcagatatctgaatcggtatcggaagtgaaaaacgtgaatcggtgcatccctacacacacatatggttaACCAGGCAACAGCCCCGACACAAACCAGTCCCGCCAATATGCTAATTATTAGAATATTAATGCTAATATTTTAACGAGCTTTCAGAAGTCAGTATTCTAACAGACACAGACGTGTGCCACACGTGCacaatcatttacatttatggcatttggcagacgcccttatccagagcgacttactttttttttatctcatttttatacaagggagccattgagggttaagggccttgctcaggggcacctcagtcatggcctcaggtctggggatcaaacccactacccttcggtcacaagaccagtttcctgaccaccaggccatgactgccctatcaTTGGGAGTAACGGCCGTCAACACCCTCAGGTTTAATCCTGAGGTCTGAGAGAAAGGTCAAAGGTCTCACGTTAATGACGGCATCCTTCTCAGCCAGCGAGGCTCGCAGCTTGGCCGTCTCTAAGGGTGTGTCCTCGGTTGCCGTGCTGACAGGTTTCCGGGCATCACTTAGCTGCCTGCGCAGGTCCTGCAGTTCAGCTGTGCATGCTGACAGAGCCTGGTTatgtctctccacacactcctacacacacacacacacacacacaccttcagctgGTTCTCCCTCCTCAGTGCACTGTTAAGAGCTTGTGTTTTCTAAAAAAACTGACTTTCGAAAATCttcttgctccctctctctgcctcaaacacacacacacccacacaaacagaaacacacacgctTATATTGATGGTCTCCTCAATGTGTAAAAGCAGGTTGTTCAGGCGCTccacctctttctccttctccctcacgCTCAGCTGAAGCATGTGGACCtcattctccttctcctccacagCCACAAACTTCTCATCCAGcgcattctacacacacacaggttagtgaGGCTGCTTCAACAGGATGGCAGCGGTGACTGATGGAGTGGCAGGAGGTACTGCACCTCCAGagccttctccttctccctcagcTTCTCTCTCAGCTTGGTCAGCGTGATGTCACTTCCTCCTGGTGCCTGgtcctgctccaggtcctgCACCATGTTCATGCATGGACGATTTCATAAGTGgaggggacacaacctggggtggcgaactgttgagcgggggggggggggggggggggggttgaatgaaaattgttgagcgctgtgaacaaaaattgttgagcggggggggggggggagctcggagctgcatgatcctagtgctagatttgtcgctatttggatattgtttttttaaccgttaaaaagtgggggggacatgacttcgtcgctacttaaatatttggttttaactgtaaaaacggggggggaccaaaaccggcttttgaaaaagtgggggggacatgtcccccccgtccccccccaaaactacgtccgtgtgtTCATGtagtcctgagagagagagaaagagagaagaacgtgtgtgtgtaaaagagagagagagatttaactaATGATGTTAATTACAGCTCACTGATAATCTCCTAATTAAATATTCATCAGCTGTTAGGATTTTGTGTTATTTAGGtggccatatgtgtgtgtgtgtgtgtttgtctttattaCATGTTGGGGCTGCAACACATTAGCACACTCACTCAGTGGGAACCACAAAATTTCAGCCAAAATCACTTAAGCTGACTCAGGAGAGAAGTGGTTTTGCATAAATTGCTAAAATATGAGGTGTGAACACATTATGTAATaacttaaaaaataataaaaataaatagcaATTGGTGTAATAAATTACAATTTTCAATAACTTGaaaaaattattacatttaAGATGTACAGTCAGTTTGAACAGTTAGAAGTACTGAAGAGCTCCACAGTATTGTTCTaagcagtgttaatttcgttgacgaataattttcgtcatagttttcgtcaacgaacctttttttcatgacgaaaaaatgagacgataactaaaaactatacgaagggataaaaacgatgacaaaattaatggacttttttttttttatggcccacctccacccccccatctttggaggacaactttgtttttatgtatagatcaaatgacaattataacaattctgtataatatagtgataacaatatgcaaagtgataattattggggttaggtggaccaagaaaagaggggggggagagaaagaattaatggacattttcatcAACGAAATAAAAActagacgaaaatattggccagcgacggcattcaatcagatctgatttagcttttgagaaaggtagggataagtttataagagatccaaccgtaactactttagcgtagtAGCGGGACAAACCGGATAACTGTCCAATcagtactaacgtcttcacatcgcacagaaccctggaagaccataccagcctgtgaactgtggtcactcatgaaattcaactcgaagttaactcgacaatgtcagcagggagaaagataagaggcgatatatggacacatttctcttttgactttgagaaaaagaagacagtgtgtaaaccatgtgggacgatgatgtcgggaaaaatacgacaaatgaaatgacatctgcaggctatggcattgttgtttttacggcacccagttttatatagaatgtaatatgcattgttcataacaaactccatatgttttcagggagagcgggcctactggtcatcaatgttttgttattgttatgctcaataactataagttcaggtcaataaagttgtttggaaatttgttttttcattttcatgtttcattttgtgcaagtgtatataatgactattacaccattaatattttatatattttagtcaactaaattaaaacatattaatattttagtcaactaaattcttttgataattagtcgactaaattctaatgataattagtcgactaaaactagactaagactaaaaacaaatccaatgactaaattatgactaaaactaaatgtcattttagtcaaaagactaagattaaaactaaataaaaattgGCTCACATTTCGGTTTTCAATCCACCGCAGAATCTTTACCCACACATTAAGAAGGACGATGGCACCAAAGGTCTTAAAATAACTGATCAAACCATTTGCCTCGGACTTTGCTTTTCTTGTCAGACTGCAGGTGGCTAAGACATTCTAGTGCCTCAAGGGTGGAGGGCAAGTGAGCTGCCACAACTCGTACTGCAGCAATGCGGGCACTCCATCGAGTGTCAGAGAGACGATGAAGAGAACATCCCGTCTTTTCTTTCAAGGTTGCCCATCGCTCTGGGCTAGCACTGAAGAAATTATAAAGACGGTTTACAGAGCCCAAAAATGCTCAGCCGCATGGACACCAACCAGATTGAGCGTGTGAGAAGCACAGGGGGAGAATGTAGCAAGTGGATTGACTTTTAAAATCTGAGCTTGTACTCCTTTCACCTTCCCAGACATGTTGGCTCCATTATCATATCCTTGTCCTCTACATTCTTGTAAAGGTATGCCATTGGACTGCAACGCTTCTAGAATCAATTTGGGAATTTCCTGGCCTGTCTTTTTGTCAAAATCTTTGAATTCGATAAACCTCTCAACTATCTTTCAAACACCACAGTCTTCTTTGTCGTGATGTACATATCTTACCAATAGCATGTTCTGTTCTGTATGAGATATGTCTGGTGTTGAGTCACATATGACAGAGTAATATATTGCATCTTCTCTTTCTTTCAGGATAGTGTTGAGCACTCTTTTGCCACAGAGCTCAATAAACTCATTCTGCGTGTCTGGACTTAGGTAGTGAGTTAAACGTGAccctttcttattagggttcacacacgtagtgtgggaaacctattgtttttTGTCTTACTTTTTCTAAGTGCTCATGTAAGAAGGGATCATAATGGGGCAACAACTCAAGAGTTCCAAGAAAACTGCCATTATGGACATCATCCAAATTTGAGGTTTTGCCTCTGAATGCAAGATTTCTTGAAGCCAAATGAAGAGTTACATCCAAAAGCCTCTCTAAGATCTTGGTAtgtttctctgtttctgtctggaACTGTTTTTCCCAGACAGCACAGGTACGTCGGCAAGACGTTTATGCGACGTTCACAGTTACGTCGTTAAAGCATCTGCGGTCGGTCGTTTGCTCACTGGCACGACGTCGCATAGACGTCGTTACCTGACGTTCAAACGACGTCCATCTGATCTCCGAACGACGTTCATCATCTGATGCTTTTAAGCTGTATTTACGATGTTTATGCGACGCTTACAGCTTCATCGTTAAAGCGTCTATACATCGTCTTACCAACGTCGTTTTTGGATCAAGCCATGCGAGTCCGTTATTCCGTCGAGCGTTTTCatgttttgttcttttaaaGATCTTCACGCGAGCAGCAGTAGCCTATTTATTCTTGTTCTGCATATAATCCCAGGTAGACAACTAGCTAGATAACGAaatagttgtttgtggagtttaATTCCTATTTCCTGTTATTCAGATTTTGCCTTTAAAAGATTTAAAGAGACAGCCAGTTTAAAAGATGTAAAGAGACAGCCAGTTTACAATTTTGAAAAGTTGTATTAACTaattcacatgcacaaacaaaaaCTTAAATTCTAAAGTGtacataaaatattattttgaaaagttgtatTTTAGAACCAATTCACATgcataaacaattacaaaaaaatgataaaatgtaaatcacattattattattcaaaataatCATCTTTCGGCAATTGCGTGTCAGTCtctccatgacaattgcgaacagtcctcatcctttaacttccaccacctgatcttaggtggcgctctcactctcctcttcttcacctctaaaaccatcctacatatcaccatcctatgctgtttagctacactctcccctggtaacaccttgcaatcactaacctctctcaggttttgtctcctagaggatatagtcgacctgtgtgcatcttcccccactcttatatgttaccctgtgctcttcctttttcttaaagtaagtgttaactacagccatctttatctttatcctcttagcaaaatctaccaccatttgtccttccgtattcctttctttaacaaCATATAATAAAAGTGTTGTCGTTGTTTAACTATGATATTGTAAATAATTTTCTCAGTGCTGTAACAAAAACGGAACTGTCCATGTATGAACACGAAGGGCTTAAATCGACTTGATCACGTTGATTCAGCGTGGTCTTCCGCGATGAAGTCTGTCAGGCGCCAGACGAAGCCAGTCTTTCATCGACTTTTCTGCATCAGCTTCACAAGGGTGGGACAGTTGAGGATTTCTCATCGCAGATGCTGTAAGTACAACATTGTTTAATTAGAAAATTACTTGTATGTTTTAGTTTCTAAGATAATTTTGGGCCTAAGGATGAGCCTGTTGCTAATAAGCCATTTAGGCACTATTGCTAAGAAGTGCTAATGAAAAGCTGTGTACATGAAGTTTAGTGGCTGTTCAGATACAGAAACTCTATGGCTTGTGGGTGTAGAAAAATGAATGGGATGGAAAGAGGGATGA encodes:
- the LOC143481909 gene encoding uncharacterized protein LOC143481909; this encodes MNMVQDLEQDQAPGGSDITLTKLREKLREKEKALENALDEKFVAVEEKENEVHMLQLSVREKEKEVERLNNLLLHIEETINISECVERHNQALSACTAELQDLRRQLSDARKPVSTATEDTPLETAKLRASLAEKDAVINEKVDDVQSEVAEGRDAHSQDKLKGEETDTDEEGKRGEYSIAYLILTFVLRVLLASLN